The Mannheimia pernigra sequence AGCCTATATGCAAATTACTGAAGTGGATAAAACCCTTGATCGTCAAACTGACACTTATGACGTAGTAGGCCCAATCTGCGAAACCTCTGATTTTTTAGGCAAGCAAAGAGAACTTGCAATTGCAGAGGGTGATTTAATCGCAATGCGTTCAGCGGGTGCTTACGGTGCAGCAATGTCTTCTACCTACAACTCTCGCCCACAAGCCGTCGAAATTATGGTTGATGGCAATCAATCTCACTTAATCAAAGCCCGTGCGACTTACGCTGATTTATGGCGTTTGGAAAAATTATTACCTTAAGAGGAAATCAAAATGAAATTATATGGTTTAGTTGGCTCTTGCTCATTCGTACCACACGTTGCTTTAGAATGGGTAAAACTTCACACAAATCAAGACTACGAATTTCAAGCGGTAAATCGTAAATTTATTAAAACGCCAGCATTTTTGGCATTAAACCCACGAGGGGCAGTGCCACTTTTAATTGATGGCGATTTAGTACTTTCACAAAACCAAGCGATTGTTCACTATTTAGATGAACTCTATCCAGATGCTAAACTTTTTGGCAGCAAAACCGCACGCGATAAAGCGAAAGCCTCTCGCTGGTTAGCTTATTTTAACGCAGATGTACATAAATCCTTCGTGCCACTTTTCCGCTTACCCAATTATGCAGAAGGTAATGAAGCGTTAATTACCACGATTCGCCAGCAAGCCGCTGAACAGATATTAGAACAACTTGCGGTGGCAAACGAACATTTGGAAAGCCACATATTCTTTGGTGAGACAATTTCTGTTGCTGATGTCTATCTCTACATTATGCTTAACTGGTGTCGTCGTTTAGGCTTAGATTTCTCTCACCTTTCACAACTTTCTGCGTTTATGCAGCGAGTTGAAGCAGATAAAGGGGTAGATAACGTTCGTGAGCAAGAAGGATTGAAAGGCTAATTCTCGAATTACACATTTAAGACGGTAGATTTTATGTTAGAATCTACCGCCTTTTATTTTTAGGAATCACCATGTTAAACAAGATTTCAAATAGCTTGCTTGCACCTAGTGGGCTTGAATTATCTCACTTAAACCAAGTGTTAGATCACTTTTCAGGGCGTGATATTGATTACGCCGATCTCTATCTCCAACTCAGCCAAGACGAAAGCTGGAGCTTGGAAGATAGTATTATCAAAGAAGGGGGATTTTATATCGACAGAGGTTTTGGCGTGCGTGCTGTGTCAGGCGAAAAAACAGGCTTTGCGTATGCCGATCAAATCACACTCAAACAGCTAGAACAATGTGCACTGGCTGCTCGCTCTATCAGTCAAACAAGCGGTCAATTATTGGTAAAAAATTTCAAAAAAACGACCGCTTGTCCACGCTATGCTGCGGTCAATCCGCTAGACACCCTCAGCCGTGAACAGAAAGTGGAATTACTCCATTTGATTGATAAAACGGCTCGAATGGAAGATCCCCGCGTGATTCAAGTCAATGCAAACTTATCCGCAGTCTATGAAGAAATCTTAGTCGCAGCCACAGATGGCACCTTGGCTACCGATATACGCCCACTAGTACGATTATCCGTTTCTGTATTAGTAGAACAAAAGGGCAAACGTGAGCGAGGCTCCGCAGGTACAGGCGGACGTTTTGGCTTAAGATGGTTTTTAGAAAAGCAAGATACAACAGGTCTAAGCCGAGCAGAATCACTCGCAAAAGAGGCTGTGCGCCAAGCATTGGTTAATCTCACCGCAGCTCCTGCTCCATCAGGCACTATGCCAATTGTGCTTGGTGCAGGCTGGCCGGGCATTCTACTACACGAAGCAGTCGGACACGGCTTAGAAGGTGATTTTAACCGTAAAGAAGCTTCCCTCTTTAGTGGTAAAATAGGGCAAATGGTAACCTCAGAGCTTTGTACCATTGTAGATGACGGCACATTACTAGATATGCGAGGCTCTATCACCATTGATGACGAAGGGGTGCCATCACAACGCAATGTGTTGATTGAAAACGGCATTCTTAAAGGCTATATGCAAGACAAACTCAACGCACGCTTAATGGGCGTTGCACCCACGGGCAATGGCAGACGAGAATCTTACGCTCATTTACCGAT is a genomic window containing:
- a CDS encoding glutathione S-transferase family protein produces the protein MKLYGLVGSCSFVPHVALEWVKLHTNQDYEFQAVNRKFIKTPAFLALNPRGAVPLLIDGDLVLSQNQAIVHYLDELYPDAKLFGSKTARDKAKASRWLAYFNADVHKSFVPLFRLPNYAEGNEALITTIRQQAAEQILEQLAVANEHLESHIFFGETISVADVYLYIMLNWCRRLGLDFSHLSQLSAFMQRVEADKGVDNVREQEGLKG
- the tldD gene encoding metalloprotease TldD, producing the protein MLNKISNSLLAPSGLELSHLNQVLDHFSGRDIDYADLYLQLSQDESWSLEDSIIKEGGFYIDRGFGVRAVSGEKTGFAYADQITLKQLEQCALAARSISQTSGQLLVKNFKKTTACPRYAAVNPLDTLSREQKVELLHLIDKTARMEDPRVIQVNANLSAVYEEILVAATDGTLATDIRPLVRLSVSVLVEQKGKRERGSAGTGGRFGLRWFLEKQDTTGLSRAESLAKEAVRQALVNLTAAPAPSGTMPIVLGAGWPGILLHEAVGHGLEGDFNRKEASLFSGKIGQMVTSELCTIVDDGTLLDMRGSITIDDEGVPSQRNVLIENGILKGYMQDKLNARLMGVAPTGNGRRESYAHLPMPRMTNTYLTEGNHEFEEMIESVEYGLYAPHFSGGQVDITSGKFVFSTAEAYLIEKGKITKPVTGATLIGSGIEAMQQVSMVGKKMELDPGIGTCGKEGQSVPVGVGQPTVKLDKITVGGRG